One genomic segment of Amycolatopsis sp. WQ 127309 includes these proteins:
- a CDS encoding SCP2 sterol-binding domain-containing protein — protein MNGFAEKLVIGNLTAGQFIQVLETLHMLGNAGAGIELSSLSTDVLVDVVRRASRDQLKAIADHPELRSVFLDEIFRRMSEHFLPSRARHVDFVVSWRFSDGQGEDGYDRFQTVIEDGVCVSSTDLSRSPDTTITLSVDDFIRMATGNAAVAAMFVTGRVKVKGEYAPAVRFSSYFDIPKPGGA, from the coding sequence ATCAACGGCTTCGCCGAGAAGCTGGTGATCGGCAACCTGACGGCCGGCCAGTTCATCCAGGTCCTGGAAACCCTGCACATGCTGGGAAACGCGGGCGCGGGCATCGAGCTGAGTTCACTGTCGACAGACGTCCTGGTCGACGTCGTCCGCCGAGCATCCCGCGACCAGCTGAAGGCCATCGCCGACCACCCGGAACTACGCTCGGTCTTCCTGGACGAGATATTCCGCAGAATGTCGGAACACTTTCTCCCATCCCGCGCTCGTCACGTGGACTTCGTGGTTTCCTGGCGCTTTTCCGACGGCCAAGGCGAGGACGGCTACGACCGCTTCCAGACGGTGATCGAGGACGGAGTGTGCGTTTCCAGCACAGACCTGTCCCGCAGTCCGGACACCACGATCACCCTCTCGGTGGACGACTTCATCCGCATGGCCACGGGCAACGCAGCGGTAGCAGCGATGTTCGTGACGGGCCGAGTGAAGGTGAAGGGCGAGTACGCCCCGGCGGTGAGGTTCTCAAGCTACTTCGACATCCCGAAGCCAGGCGGTGCATAG
- a CDS encoding SCP2 sterol-binding domain-containing protein, giving the protein MADNAGMTSADQIVGLRGAALLDTLERLDPLSPEAHALDVNTLADAVNPRDLGKDDFRRLLNALLRLAERAPAFDLSKVDPARFASLVAAASRAQLESVVAERPLRERVLDEIFARMGAHIRPDRARDLHAVVHWRMAGGTGDGGYDRYETVISHGSCTVSREMRSDPRVTITIAPVDFFRLITHQATPAVLFVTGKIKVKGDLAFAAGLIGFFDLPKPV; this is encoded by the coding sequence ATGGCCGACAATGCCGGGATGACCAGCGCCGATCAGATCGTCGGCCTCCGCGGGGCGGCGTTGCTCGACACCCTGGAACGGCTCGACCCGCTCAGCCCCGAGGCGCACGCCCTCGACGTCAACACCCTCGCCGACGCGGTCAACCCCCGCGATCTCGGCAAGGACGACTTCCGCCGGCTCCTGAACGCCCTGCTGCGCCTGGCCGAGCGCGCCCCCGCGTTCGACCTGAGCAAGGTCGACCCGGCGCGCTTCGCGTCGCTGGTCGCCGCCGCATCGCGCGCCCAGCTCGAAAGCGTCGTCGCCGAGCGGCCGTTGCGCGAGCGCGTACTGGACGAGATCTTCGCCCGAATGGGCGCCCACATCCGCCCCGACCGCGCCCGCGACCTGCACGCGGTCGTCCACTGGCGCATGGCGGGCGGAACCGGCGACGGCGGCTACGACCGCTACGAGACGGTCATCTCCCACGGTTCGTGCACGGTCAGCCGCGAGATGCGCTCCGATCCTCGGGTGACGATCACGATCGCCCCCGTGGACTTCTTCCGGCTCATCACCCACCAGGCGACACCCGCAGTGTTGTTCGTCACGGGAAAAATCAAAGTCAAAGGTGACCTCGCCTTTGCCGCCGGCCTGATCGGTTTCTTCGACCTCCCGAAACCCGTATAG
- a CDS encoding TetR/AcrR family transcriptional regulator, whose translation MSEDDQRPPERARRLPRAVRERQILDAAVQVFSRHGYHAASMDEISDVAGVSKPMIYTYLGSKEDLFGACIRREATRLLEAIQAGVKPDLPPDMQLWHGLRSFYRFVAEYRESWTVLHRQALTVGGAFAAEVTDMRARAIQLVAALVVSAGTRKGVGEQAEFSGEGLSAALVGAAESLADWALDHPDISDGVLASWLMNLVWLGFNDLIEGEVWKPSE comes from the coding sequence GTGTCAGAGGATGATCAGCGTCCGCCCGAACGGGCTCGGCGGCTGCCCCGTGCGGTGCGCGAGCGCCAGATCCTGGACGCCGCCGTCCAGGTCTTCTCGCGCCACGGGTACCACGCGGCGTCGATGGACGAGATCTCCGACGTCGCCGGCGTCTCGAAGCCGATGATCTACACCTACCTCGGCTCGAAGGAGGACCTGTTCGGCGCGTGCATCCGCCGCGAGGCGACGCGGCTGCTTGAGGCCATCCAGGCCGGCGTGAAGCCCGATCTGCCGCCGGACATGCAGCTGTGGCACGGCCTGCGGTCGTTCTACCGGTTCGTCGCGGAGTACCGCGAGTCGTGGACGGTGCTGCACCGCCAGGCCCTGACGGTCGGCGGCGCGTTCGCCGCGGAGGTCACCGACATGCGGGCCCGCGCGATCCAGCTGGTCGCGGCGCTCGTCGTGTCCGCCGGCACCCGCAAGGGCGTCGGCGAGCAGGCCGAGTTCTCCGGCGAAGGCCTGTCTGCGGCCCTGGTCGGGGCGGCCGAGTCGCTGGCCGACTGGGCCCTCGACCACCCCGACATCTCGGACGGCGTCCTGGCGTCTTGGCTGATGAACCTCGTCTGGCTCGGCTTCAACGACCTCATCGAGGGCGAGGTCTGGAAGCCGTCAGAGTGA
- a CDS encoding MaoC/PaaZ C-terminal domain-containing protein, whose product MAIRELDSTPSLATLYPKALLGGVLRKPAGSSLPDTELVRTGVVVDPAHLAAYNTVCGFRLSDELPATYPHMLAFPLQMALMTEQGFPFPLLGMVHVANRITQHRALRLGEPLTVRVRAENLRPHEKGRQFDVISEAQVGDETVWTDVSTYLRRSGSSGATPRRDQLVPPTPDAIWRVPGDIGRRYAEVSGDRNPIHLHPLTARLFGFPKAIAHGMWTKAHALAAFEGRLPEAFTVDVRFKQPVLLPAKAGFTSWATPEGWAFELWSKSKPHLDGTITSL is encoded by the coding sequence GTGGCGATCCGCGAACTCGACAGCACGCCGAGCCTGGCGACGCTGTACCCGAAGGCGCTGCTCGGCGGCGTCCTGCGCAAGCCGGCCGGCTCGTCGCTGCCGGACACGGAACTGGTGCGCACCGGCGTCGTCGTCGATCCGGCGCACCTCGCCGCGTACAACACGGTGTGCGGCTTCCGGCTGAGCGACGAGCTGCCCGCGACGTACCCGCACATGCTGGCGTTCCCGCTGCAGATGGCGCTGATGACCGAGCAGGGCTTCCCGTTCCCGCTGCTGGGCATGGTCCACGTCGCGAACCGCATCACCCAGCACCGCGCACTGCGGCTGGGCGAACCGCTGACGGTGCGCGTCCGCGCGGAGAACCTGCGCCCGCACGAGAAGGGGCGTCAGTTCGACGTCATCAGCGAAGCCCAGGTCGGCGACGAGACGGTGTGGACGGACGTCAGCACCTACCTGCGCCGCAGCGGCTCTTCTGGCGCTACCCCTCGCCGCGACCAGCTCGTGCCCCCGACCCCGGACGCGATCTGGCGAGTCCCGGGCGACATCGGAAGGCGCTACGCGGAGGTCTCGGGCGACCGCAATCCGATCCACCTGCACCCGCTGACGGCGCGCCTGTTCGGCTTCCCGAAGGCGATCGCCCACGGCATGTGGACGAAGGCCCACGCGCTCGCGGCGTTCGAAGGCCGTCTGCCGGAGGCGTTCACGGTGGACGTCCGCTTCAAACAGCCGGTGCTGCTGCCGGCCAAGGCGGGCTTCACGTCGTGGGCCACGCCGGAGGGCTGGGCGTTCGAGCTGTGGAGCAAGTCGAAACCCCACCTGGACGGCACGATCACCTCACTCTGA
- a CDS encoding 3-oxoacyl-ACP reductase, which produces MADRYQQFTKTPLGKFVVPKLGLPSPATLRRYQPGQPALEGPALLGAAPGGRLEKKVRDQLADAGIDVVTTSGDRHAALVFDATGVTEPGRLREVYDFFHPVIRSVGPSGRVVILGTPPEQVEGRERIAQRALEGFVRSVGKELKRGATAQLVYVAEGAEDATESTLRFLLSAKSAFVDAQVIRIGAEGKTATAPASWEKPLTGKVALVTGASRGIGAAIADVLARDGAHVVALDIPAQGADLSKVANKIGGSALQLDITSPSAPAKLAEYLKERHGGVDVVVHNAGITRDKTLGNMSESAWDSVIAVNLASQLAVNDKLLADRVLNENGRVIGVSSIAGIAGNVGQTNYATSKAGVIGMVNVGAPQLAEYGGTINAVAPGFIETKMTAAVPLFIREAGRRLSSLGQGGLPVDVAETIAWYANPASAAVNGNVVRVCGQALLGA; this is translated from the coding sequence ATGGCTGACAGGTACCAGCAGTTCACGAAAACCCCGTTGGGGAAGTTCGTGGTGCCGAAGCTCGGCCTGCCCAGCCCCGCCACCCTGCGCCGGTACCAGCCCGGGCAACCCGCCCTCGAGGGTCCCGCACTTCTGGGCGCCGCGCCCGGCGGACGCCTGGAGAAGAAGGTCCGCGACCAGCTTGCGGACGCGGGCATCGACGTCGTCACCACTTCGGGTGACAGGCACGCGGCGCTCGTCTTCGACGCCACCGGCGTCACCGAGCCCGGCCGCCTGCGCGAGGTCTACGACTTCTTCCACCCGGTGATCCGCAGCGTCGGCCCGTCCGGCCGCGTCGTCATCCTGGGCACCCCGCCGGAGCAGGTCGAGGGCCGCGAGCGCATCGCGCAGCGCGCTCTCGAGGGCTTCGTGCGCTCCGTGGGTAAGGAGCTGAAGCGCGGCGCGACCGCTCAGCTCGTGTACGTCGCCGAAGGCGCCGAAGACGCGACGGAGTCGACGCTGCGCTTCCTGCTGTCCGCGAAGTCGGCCTTCGTCGACGCCCAGGTCATCCGGATCGGCGCCGAAGGCAAGACGGCGACCGCGCCGGCCAGCTGGGAGAAGCCCCTCACCGGCAAGGTCGCGTTGGTCACCGGCGCGTCCCGCGGCATCGGCGCGGCGATCGCCGACGTCCTGGCCCGCGACGGCGCGCACGTCGTCGCCCTCGACATCCCGGCCCAGGGTGCCGACCTGTCGAAGGTCGCCAACAAGATCGGCGGCTCGGCGCTGCAGCTCGACATCACGTCGCCGAGCGCGCCCGCGAAGCTCGCGGAGTACCTGAAGGAGCGTCACGGCGGCGTCGACGTCGTCGTGCACAACGCGGGCATCACGCGCGACAAGACGCTGGGCAACATGAGCGAAAGCGCGTGGGACTCGGTGATCGCCGTCAACCTCGCGTCGCAGCTCGCGGTGAACGACAAGCTGCTCGCCGATCGCGTGCTGAACGAGAACGGCCGCGTCATCGGCGTCTCGTCGATCGCGGGCATCGCCGGCAACGTCGGCCAGACGAACTACGCGACGTCGAAGGCGGGCGTCATCGGCATGGTGAACGTCGGCGCGCCGCAGCTCGCGGAGTACGGCGGCACGATCAACGCCGTGGCGCCGGGCTTCATCGAGACGAAGATGACGGCGGCGGTCCCGCTGTTCATCCGCGAGGCCGGCCGCCGGCTGTCGAGCCTCGGCCAGGGCGGCCTGCCGGTGGACGTCGCCGAGACGATCGCCTGGTACGCGAACCCGGCGTCGGCCGCGGTGAACGGCAACGTGGTCCGCGTCTGCGGCCAGGCCCTGCTGGGGGCCTGA
- a CDS encoding acetyl-CoA C-acetyltransferase has protein sequence MPPKKAPAVRKVAIIGGNRIPFARSNGPYAKASNQDMFTAALDGLVSRFSLQDEVIGEVAAGAVLKHSKDFNLARESVLGSKLSPATPASDVQMACGTGLQAIVNVANKIALGEIDSAIAGGVDTTSDAPLAVNEDLRQILIQLNAAKTLGDRLKLVAKIRPGHIVPAIPRNSEPRTGLSMGEHAALTAKIWEVTREAQDELAAASHQHLAAAYDRGFFDDLVTPFLKLARDQNLRADSTAEKLAKLKPAFGGPGGTMTAGNSTPLTDGASTVLLATEEWAKAHKLPVQAYLTFSQTAAVDYVHGEEGLLMAPAYAVPRMLARAGLSLQDFDYYEIHEAFASQVLATLKAWEDPAFAKEKLELDEPLGSIDRAKLNVNGSSLAAGHPFAATGGRIVATLAKLLHEKGSGRGLISICAAGGQGVTAILEK, from the coding sequence ATGCCGCCCAAGAAAGCACCAGCCGTCCGCAAGGTCGCGATCATCGGCGGCAACCGGATCCCCTTCGCGCGATCGAACGGCCCGTACGCGAAGGCGTCGAACCAGGACATGTTCACCGCCGCGCTCGACGGCCTGGTCAGCCGCTTCTCCCTGCAGGACGAGGTGATCGGCGAGGTCGCGGCCGGCGCCGTGCTCAAGCACTCGAAGGACTTCAACCTGGCCCGCGAAAGCGTGCTCGGCAGCAAGCTCTCGCCCGCGACACCCGCGTCCGACGTGCAGATGGCGTGCGGCACCGGCCTGCAGGCCATCGTCAACGTCGCGAACAAGATCGCGCTCGGCGAGATCGACTCGGCCATCGCCGGCGGCGTCGACACCACCAGCGACGCGCCCCTGGCCGTGAACGAGGACCTGCGCCAGATCCTCATCCAGCTCAACGCCGCGAAGACGCTCGGCGACCGGCTGAAGCTCGTCGCGAAGATCCGCCCCGGGCACATCGTCCCGGCGATCCCGCGCAACTCCGAGCCGCGCACCGGGCTGTCGATGGGCGAGCACGCGGCGCTGACCGCGAAGATCTGGGAGGTCACCCGCGAGGCGCAGGACGAGCTGGCCGCCGCCAGCCACCAGCACCTCGCCGCCGCCTACGACCGCGGGTTCTTCGACGACCTCGTGACGCCGTTCCTCAAGCTGGCGCGCGATCAGAACCTGCGCGCGGACTCGACCGCGGAGAAGCTCGCCAAGCTCAAGCCGGCGTTCGGCGGTCCGGGCGGCACGATGACCGCGGGCAACTCGACGCCGCTGACCGACGGCGCGTCGACCGTGCTGCTGGCCACCGAGGAGTGGGCGAAGGCGCACAAGCTGCCGGTGCAGGCGTACCTGACGTTCTCGCAGACCGCGGCCGTCGACTACGTGCACGGCGAGGAGGGCTTGCTGATGGCGCCCGCGTACGCCGTACCGCGGATGCTCGCGCGCGCCGGGCTTTCGCTGCAGGACTTCGACTACTACGAGATCCACGAGGCGTTCGCGTCACAGGTGCTGGCCACGCTCAAGGCGTGGGAGGACCCGGCGTTCGCCAAGGAGAAGCTGGAGCTGGACGAGCCGCTGGGCTCGATCGACCGGGCGAAGCTGAACGTCAACGGCTCGTCGCTGGCGGCCGGGCACCCGTTCGCCGCGACCGGCGGCCGGATCGTCGCGACGCTGGCGAAGCTGCTGCACGAGAAGGGGTCCGGCCGCGGCCTGATCTCCATCTGCGCGGCGGGCGGCCAGGGCGTCACCGCGATCCTGGAGAAGTAA